ctgtgattTTCCATTTGGAAAATTGTGAGCTTTTAACCTCACATCCCAGGCTTCActcgacagagagagagcgagagcaagCGTAATCATCATAAGCCTAATGATACAGTGGCCTACTGTGGCTCCACTGTGATCGCCAAGCTTCACATACACGTGCCAAAGCATACAGAAGAGAGTTAAGCTAATCTTGATGTCTTTAACATGCTAACACCTGAGCATTGTGcagtgtacagtacatgtcaCTGCTTTATGCTTCACTTTGCAGACCTAACATATGTAAAACTTAACATAAGAATACATTGAGAACAGAGCATAAATGCCTGGATGTCAATGGACctacatgcaaacacatgtcTCATGTCTCCTGATAATAGTGTCCTTAGCACTTGCTGAATGCAGGTTCTTCCTTGACCTTTAACCTTACCTTAGCAGTGTAATCCCAGTAGCAGCTGTCCTCAACACTGACAGCACGACAAGTGTTGCTCACTTGCTGCCAGACGGTCTAATTTCACTTTCGTTGTAAGAGGATGGGATTCCtaactactgtatgtgtaagGATCATTCATGAAAATTATGTGAACTTTATGCCATGACCTCTCATTGGAAACACTAAAACATGAGCTGCTATGTTGCACCATGAGGTTTTTGTATGATGCCTCCCACAGCCATTATCACATTATCCACTTTAACCAGTAGACTCATACCACAGAGGCATCAGAAAACTCTCAACTCTACGGGCGGCACACACAGGGATCACTGCAGACCTTGTCGTGCTGCGTCTCTGGGTGAAGGTGGGGGTGAGCAATGACTGGGTTCAGTGTTTGCTGCTGGACGGGTGACAGTTGGGGTCAGAGGTTCACTTTCCCTTCagctccgtctctctctctccagactggCTTTCAGAGGCTCAAAGAAAGGGTTTGATGAGGAGGACTCGGAAGCACCAAGGCATCTGGCAGCAGCAACCCTTCCCTCCACATCCTGAGGGCCGGCAGAACTGCTCTGTGGCGGCCAGAGGAGGGAAACAAGGTGCATACTGTGATCTAAACACAGactgaggaggggggggggcggttcAGGTTACCCCTTCGGTAGGTGTTTTGCCACAGAGAAGCTCACTGTGAAGAGGAGAAGGGTGGAGGTGGGTAGATGTGGTGCAATTGTACGTTTGTACCGAACAAAAGGATTTTAATTGATGAAATTGCACCAGCATGTGTTAAAGGAGTCCCCCAAACACCCCTTCTCCTCGATAGatggctttttgttttgtttctgcgCCAGATGCTCTCACACTTACATCAGAGTCAATGAATTTGTTAAGCCACATATTTTGTCACACTTTTTTTATATGATCTACATCTGTCCTCAGTGTACTTTTAGTTGACTTTGCTGTACATTTTAGTGAAGTGCAGTCACGCAAACAGGACTAAAGCCCTCACCTGTATGACCCTTCCTAAATGGAAATGATTAGTGAAAACTAGAACATGCCTCAGGAGATAAGGCAGGCACTCTTAGTCATTGTAGCATGAGTTATGTACAGGAtacaaaccttttctttttagtaATGGTTGGGGCAACGTAAATTGTTGCCAGaccatacagtacagtatgggACCTTGTTCACTAATTCTGTTACACACTGACTCCATAATAAGACCATATACATTAACAAAATGACCTAATGGTGGTCTGTAGGgtctttattattgtattataacATGCAAAGGAAATGCTCTACTTAAAGACAATGATTTCCTTTCTTGTATTTAACTCTTCGCAAGAAATGTTGAACAGTTCCTCCAACATTTGGGCAACTGGGACAATGTGGAGCAACTTATAATCAAACACATATCTTCAttgtgttcacattttttcaatcAGTCTTTAATGAAGTGTATTTCTAACGCTGCCAAAATGAACCAAAGTATCAGCTGAAAGAAAGTTTAGCTAAAGCATTTGGACATTTCACTTGCTATATTGTGGATTGTGCACTTAGTCGTTGAAGACCAATTGAGTTTAAGGAATGTTTTTTATCAAAATTTTGTGTGTTCGGTAATTAGTTCAGTAATTAGAAGATGTTAGGGAAAGtttgacatactgtataatttAAATGTTGCCCTGATGCCTTGGTGGAAAAGTCCAAAATCATGAACTTTCATATTGGCTGCTAAACAGAATTGCATTCACATAACATTTTCTtagaaaacagcagcaggaagataaataataaacacatttaaccaATGGGAGTGTGTAATTTGGAGAAATGTTGGTAGGTTTGGACTCTCCTGAAGGCCTTAAAGTGTCTTCACTGGAGATGAGTATTAGGACTTAAAATGAATTTAAGATCAATGGAACCCCTCCAAATGAATTCCCATTTAGTAGACAGCTTACTAGACATTTCCCTGTTAGCTAAGATTTCCCCCCAAAATCTCTATCTGCTTAGTTAGTAATAAATAGGATTATAGCTGCAATCATTTGGACAGTGAGTGGTGAGGTATTAGTGACTACATCTAAGCTGGATTTAAAGTGTACATACCAGTCATCCCCACTGGTTTAACACAGGAGTGTCTGTTGAAAGCAGAAGAGAGAGCACAGCTACTGTAGAGGATAGCAAGAATCCATGCCGTTGTATCAACATTTAGGCCATGGAAATAACGTTGAAGGGTTTTCCTCTGAAGGTCGTCAATATTCCATGGAGGAATAATAACCTTAGCAATCTGCATACAGACCCGCCTCTATCCGAACAAGGAGAGACTATCATTGGAGTCTACCTGATAGTGTTAGGTAGGTctactgttaaatgttgttgTGTGTTATGCATTGTTAAtagttaatacatttataaatcatAACTATTCTCAGGGAGGACCTCTCACATTAAAGGACTTTTGTCCTTTAATGTTCAGGGTATTAGAAAGAGAGAGTTATGTGTTATTGTCAAGAACAAAAAccactgttttgtgtttccaaaGGCGAGTCCACCACTGACACAGTGGCCGACACAGTTTGGCTTGTGTAGGTGGCACTGATTGTCTGCTGGCCCATGCCGATTCATGCAGccaattttttttaacacagagttataaaaagatgaaagattcTCACCACTGTTATCTAACATGGAGTAAAAAATACTTAATGTTGAACATCCATAACTATGATTGCTGTTCGagtctttatttaaaatttAGGTTACCGAGTAGTTAAGCAGCTAACACAATGACACAGATCAGAAACTATAAACAGCACgttactctactctactctgttCTTATCTTTTCTACATGCTATTCTTTACTTTATGTTACTGCACTCTACTACACTATGCACTACTTCATTTTACTGTGCTCTATTATGATGTTTTGTATTGCACTCTTCTATATTCTGCACTAGCTGACTCTATTCTGCTATGCTAACCACTCTATTACACTGTAATTTATTCCATACTCTATTATTACTTTACTTTGCTatactatgctatgctatgctatgctatcgTATACTATATACTTTGCAACTCAGCTAATTATGTGGTTCATTTTGCTACACATTAACATACAATAATACTGCATtaaactatactatactatactatactatacactTCTGTACTGTACCTTACTGTACTATACAGCAATGTACTGTACTATAATATTCTATAACATACGCTTCCAACTTAGCTCAACTTAGCTATACTAAACTTAAATACTCTAGTACATTATACTGTACTCTACTATTCATTACCCCACTATTTTATACTATACACTTCTCTGCTCGACCATACTAGAATTTTAAATCACGCTGTACTCTCTCCTAAACTATGTTAAGGTTACCATACAACACTctattatatgtatgtgtgttccACTCAGCATGTACTAAATATGCTGTATGTTTGTCTCTCCCTAGGATGGCTGTCCTGGTTTGGAAACAGTTTAGTGATGTTTGTGCTGTACAGACAACGGGCAGCACTTCAGCCAACAGATTTCCTCACTTTAAATCTTGCCATCTCGGATGCTAGCATCTCAGTATTCGGCTACTCCAGAGGGATTCTAGAAATATTCAATATCTTCAAGGACAATGGATATCTGATCACCTGGATTTGGACTTGCCAGGTgaaagcaacacaaacacaaatacttgATTTAAAAGCactacatttaaaagtgtaatttgTGTTCGTATTAATACCATATCGGATCTAATTTCACAACAATCTTAACAATTATTCAAATCCCAGGAATGTTGGTTTTAAATGTCCTTCAGCCTATTAAGGTAATGCAAAGcttgcaaaacaaaacatgtgtGTATGATCTGCTTTCTTGGCCAATCCCCAATTAATGGAGTACATTAAAAGAATCTGTGGAAGTCTATTGGTAAAATGTGAatgcgtgagtgtgtgtatgtgtgtgagtgcgtgtgtgtgtgtgtagaggggaTTATGCTAGTAGCCATGTGGGCTGGAGGTTAAATCTGTAATGAGATTACCTCTGTGGAGGCCTTTAAATGGGGAAAACTCTTCGAGCAGCGTGGCACCTGTCAACaaccaaacaggaaacaaataCAGTCACAGCCTCAAGGTGGTGATATGTTGTAGAATTTAATTATGTGATTTACACTGTTAAATTATGACAAGTAATTTGTATTAAATTAAAAGATGAGTTGTTTTTTATAATGTAAGTTGCACCATTCACTCCTGGTAGCCTCCTTCCACAGCCTCTGCTTGAAATGAAATAGTTGTCATACTTTAGGTTGGAATTCATCCAGGGTATTTTTCTTGCTCAAGGCTAGCTGTGGTGGAAACCGTGATATCCGTGCTGCAGAGAGTGAACTCTCTGAGGAATCATACAAAAACAAGCTGGTGTAACAAGAACACTCTCAGTCTCAGAGGCATAAACCCCAAAATCTGAGTGAGAGAGATACTGTAAATAGAGGGCTGCTGCTGTTGGGCGTCAGTGCAACCACTGAGGTGATCTCATCTCTCAGACATCCAATCACAGGTTTTCAGGTGAAGGAGAAATATTGGGATAGCAGTACGGCGCTCTCTGTTTCACATTCCCCTGAGAGTGGTGAGCTGAGAAAGGGGAGGGGGTGTCAGGAATAAACAAGGGAAAAGTAAGAAGTGACAGAAatagaggagggaaggaacaggAAGGTGAAGGAGACAGGCATGTGAGAAGCATTAGCAGATTACTGCATGGAGCATGATGGGACATGAACACTTGCAAGCTGAGCCAGATCCCTGTGTTTTGCACCCTATGGGACAGGACATTTTTGAATAGGATGGAGCCATGTGGGACTCTTTGATGTTGAGAGGGGAAATTTGGAGAAAGGATTGTTCAAGCAGTGAACACCAACAAGTCATTACTTTACACATACTTGTCCTATGATCCAAAATGTCCAGATTCACAACATATTTTCTTGTCAGTCAAGACAGAGACTGAGATGAACAGGGAACATCAGGCCACCATCCTAATGCACCTGGTCATGAATTctttaaaaatactaaatgtacaatAACCCAGTTTCAAGGTAAAAtccagacaggtcagagactgACAGTCCAGTAATCTGCAGAATGTGAGGGTGAAAAAACGTGATGACGGACAGTAATAGGATTACAAGTAAGGACGATCAAGACCCTAATCAGTGAGAGACCTTAACTGATCCATGTCACCTGGAAATGGCACAGCAGGGAGATCGAGCCAGACTGAAACACAGTAGCATAATTCCCTTTAAGAAGAGCTGCGATTAAAAGATTAGGCTTATCATTTGTCTTTTCAAACAATGGGCTGAATATTATAATGCATAATTCTTTGCTTTATTGAGCAGTTTGAATAAGCTTGTTATCCATCTGCTTTTTACAGAAATAAGGATGAATTTCATAGATGTCTTACAATGAGggtttacattttaattttccaGTGCTGATcctacatgtaaaaaaaacaaaaaaaccctgcagAACATGTCAGGTAACAGGCAGGAAAAGATCAGTCTTTAACTGATAAAGTCCAGAGCAAAACAAAGTCAAAAGATAAAGGTCTGGGACAATTAGACAAGCACCCTGAGGCTCAAGTGATGCTTTGAAGATATATCATGATCAACCCCTTCTTTATGTTTCCTTCCAGGTAGACGGTTTCTTCACATTGCTCTTTGGCCTTGCGAGCATCAACACCTTGACCGTAATCAGTGTCACCAGATACATCAAGGGATGCCACCCAAACAAAGGTTAGATCTCATATTCAAATGAGAAAACATGAAGAAAGCTTCTTGACCAGCGTCCTAACATTCCTTTAGTTCTTATCTAACAGAAAgagtgtttttcagttttaatgaaACCTTATTTCCGTCAGCGGTGGAAACAGTTACCACTTGTCTCCCATAATTCCATTTACATTTTGCCAACATGTCATTAAGTTAATTTGAGGTGACATTTTCTATTTTCGGGTGTAATTGATGCTGAAGAATGTCTTAATTATGTCTGTGTTTGGAGTGTTCACAAAACACAAGACATAAaaaaacctgtgtgtgtattttttttaacatcagtgGTTAAGCTGTCGACATTGGTGGTACATGTCGGATAACATCCAgtgaattatatatattatgtgcCAGAATACAACTTGATCCAACAAGTGCAATGTGGTTTTaggtgaaaataaaataaattaagtaAATCATGTAGGTATCTAGCTGCACATGCAACAATCACAGCTAATACAGCAGGTAACCCAGAGCAACAAAGTTATTGTATATGCTAACTGTGCTGCTCGACTTATGGTGTATTGACATAagatgtgtgtgttctgcttGGAAACAGAGCAgactgattgatttttttccctctgaatACAAAGCTATGTGTACTTTTACAACAGAGGTCCTTTCAGTCGCAGATGTTTGCAAAGGCTAATATGAGAAAAGATCTCATTGTTCAATAAATGTCACAATCTGACATTCATAACAAGGCAAGAATGCTGCATCTTTAAGTGCCTCTCACTTTTTCTGTCCTGTGTTTGCCAAATTCAGCACATTTAACCTTTCTagaccacacacaaacaaacagctgttgAACTATTTGGGGATTTCTGGGAGGCAGAGTTGCTTATTGTGTTGTGTTCATTGTAttgcatttctttgttttgtgtttttgcaggttTCTGCATCAGTATGAACACCATCGCTATATCACTCATCTGCATTTGGACTGGAGCGATGTTTTGGTCTGTTGCTCCGCTGCTGGGCTGGGGCAGTTACACAGGTCTGTTCATGTACCCATCTCATATAAAGGAGGGAATATgagatgtttattttatgaGCCGTAATCTGATCCTCGTGTCTTATGGTTCATAGATCGAGGATATGGTACCTGTGAGGTGGACTGGTCGAAAGCCAATTACTCCACCATCCACAAGTCCTACATCATCTCCATCCTCATCTTCTGCTTTTTCATTCCTGTGATGATCATGCTCTTCTCCTACGTCTCCATCATCAACACAGTGAAAAGCACTAATGCCATGTCAGCTGATGGTTTCCTCACCACTCGCCAAAGGAAGGTGGAGAGAGATGTCACAAGGGTAGGTTAATAGCAAAGGGTTTGTTTAAAAGACTTGATTGAGACTCTTTAAAGTGCCCTCTCAGTAATAAACTTCCTCACACATTATTTCCAGTCCTGACAATTCTCCCCTCATGTTCCTCCCTAGATTTCCATTGTAATCTGCACTGCTTTCATCATGGCCTGGTCACCATATGCAGTGGTGTCTATGTGGTCAGCCTGGGGCTTCCATGTGCCAAGCACAACCAGCATCATCACCCGTCTTTTTGCCAAGTCTGCCAGCTTCTACAACCCACTCATCTACTTCGGTATGAGCTCCAAGTTTCGTAAGGACATCGCTGTGCTGCTGCCATGCACGGGAGAGCACAAGGAGGTCGTCCATCTGCAAC
This portion of the Scomber japonicus isolate fScoJap1 chromosome 14, fScoJap1.pri, whole genome shotgun sequence genome encodes:
- the LOC128373088 gene encoding opsin-5-like, which gives rise to MEITLKGFPLKVVNIPWRNNNLSNLHTDPPLSEQGETIIGVYLIVLGWLSWFGNSLVMFVLYRQRAALQPTDFLTLNLAISDASISVFGYSRGILEIFNIFKDNGYLITWIWTCQVDGFFTLLFGLASINTLTVISVTRYIKGCHPNKGFCISMNTIAISLICIWTGAMFWSVAPLLGWGSYTDRGYGTCEVDWSKANYSTIHKSYIISILIFCFFIPVMIMLFSYVSIINTVKSTNAMSADGFLTTRQRKVERDVTRISIVICTAFIMAWSPYAVVSMWSAWGFHVPSTTSIITRLFAKSASFYNPLIYFGMSSKFRKDIAVLLPCTGEHKEVVHLQHFKNFKLRADAPPLPASPPVQKLEAKYTLKQSNADSDSGVNSPPQTPPSDPQEVFHIDVPSHIETSQYWCDRL